From a single Lolium rigidum isolate FL_2022 chromosome 7, APGP_CSIRO_Lrig_0.1, whole genome shotgun sequence genomic region:
- the LOC124669874 gene encoding annexin D3-like: MSTIIIPSPVPSPADDAESIRKALQGWRADKEALVRILAQRTAAQRSGIRRAYAFLFREPMLNSFRQRLSRQYCPVSLDFWKAIILWTMDPAERDANLVHGALKRREGDFVSVLVEVACASTPDHLVAVRRAYCSLFGCSVEEDLASSSAFEQPLKKMLVSLVSSYRYSGVRVNEEVAKLEAAQLSEAMRKKEPHRDEVIRIVSTRSKAQLGATLQRYRDEHDGTDFVEDIDSHCSSQFAKTLKIAVWCLTSPEKHFAEVIRESIAGLGTYEDMLTRAIVSRAEIDMRQIKAEYTVRFKTTVTRDVVDDTSFGYRDLLLALVGCEEEGAETMRRCIPC, encoded by the exons ATGTCCACCATCATCATACCGAGCCCCGTGCCGTCGCCCGCCGACGACGCCGAGAGCATCAGGAAGGCGCTCCAAG GATGGCGGGCGGACAAGGAGGCCCTGGTCCGGATACTGGCTCAACGGACGGCGGCGCAGCGGTCGGGGATACGCCGCGCCTACGCCTTCCTCTTCCGGGAGCCCATGCTCAACTCCTTCCGGCAGAGGCTCTCCCGCCAGTACTGCCCCGTCTCCCTCGACTTCTGG AAGGCGATCATCCTGTGGACGATGGACCCGGCGGAGCGGGACGCGAACCTGGTGCACGGCGCGCTGAAGCGGAGGGAGGGCGACTTCGTCTCCGTGCTGGTCGAGGTCGCCTGCGCCTCCACACCCGACCACCTCGTCGCCGTCAGGCGCGCCTACTGCTCCCTCTTCGGCTGCTCcgtcgaggaggacctcgcgtcTTCCTCCGCGTTCGAGCAGCCTCTGAAGAAG ATGCTGGTGAGCCTGGTGAGCTCCTACCGCTACAGCGGGGTGCGCGTCAACGAGGAGGTGGCGAAGCTGGAGGCGGCTCAGCTGTCGGAGGCCATGAGGAAGAAAGAGCCGCACCGCGACGAGGTGATACGGATCGTGAGCACCCGGAGCAAGGCCCAGCTCGGGGCGACGCTCCAGCGGTACAGAGACGAACATGACGGGACAGACTTCGTCGAG GACATCGACAGCCACTGCAGCAGCCAGTTCGCCAAGACGCTGAAGATCGCAGTCTGGTGCCTGACGTCGCCTGAGAAGCACTTCGCGGAGGTGATCAGGGAGTCGATAGCGGGGCTGGGCACGTACGAGGACATGCTGACCAGGGCGATCGTGTCGCGGGCGGAGATCGACATGAGGCAGATCAAGGCGGAGTACACGGTGAGGTTCAAGACCACCGTCACGCGCGACGTCGTCGACGACACCTCCTTCGGCTACAGGGACTTGCTGCTGGCGCTGGTCGGCTGCGAGGAAGAGGGTGCAGAAACCATGCGACGATGCATTCCATGCTGA